A genomic window from Mesosutterella faecium includes:
- a CDS encoding NRAMP family divalent metal transporter, with protein sequence MPQQQHLENINPISFRELVRTLGPGIMAASAAIGGSHLVSSTQAGALFGFALVGFILLINFMKYPFFRAGPTWTMATGDELIAGYAKLGRGWVWLVWALMAYGGFTSTAACCVFSAGILHYMFPVIPMPVCSVLVMVSCAAVIMIGRFKLLSEVSKLLVALLSFVTVLAVAILLCSVNGDGVSYLAAASSRPAVSPWNLAGLGFLVMLTGWMPCPLDITLIQSSWIRRQKSLMPVSRAGAFFDFNTGFIVTALLAAVFCVLGALVMFGAYQKPIMQGGGFTSQLIDLYAASIGRWSIPFMSLMAFACIWGSTVTVMDGYARVCAVAQLYLKGNPNGDYRPGMNFWIAFEFLAGLALIFFFKNEMIALLKFAMICAFCTTPILAAVNFHLMTGNFLPKEWRYGQVLKVWGWAGLIFLFGFLGVFLAWFSGLLH encoded by the coding sequence ATGCCTCAACAACAACACCTGGAAAACATCAACCCCATCTCCTTCAGAGAACTCGTGAGGACGCTCGGCCCCGGCATCATGGCGGCCTCGGCCGCGATCGGCGGCTCGCACCTCGTCTCCTCCACGCAGGCCGGAGCCCTCTTCGGCTTCGCGCTCGTGGGCTTCATCCTCCTCATCAACTTCATGAAGTACCCGTTCTTCCGCGCCGGCCCCACCTGGACCATGGCGACCGGCGACGAGCTCATCGCGGGCTACGCGAAGCTCGGCCGCGGCTGGGTCTGGCTCGTCTGGGCGCTGATGGCCTACGGGGGCTTCACGAGCACGGCGGCCTGCTGCGTCTTCTCGGCGGGCATCCTGCACTACATGTTCCCGGTGATCCCGATGCCGGTGTGCTCCGTCCTCGTGATGGTGAGCTGCGCCGCGGTGATCATGATCGGGCGCTTCAAGCTGCTCTCCGAGGTCTCGAAGCTGCTCGTGGCGCTGCTCTCCTTCGTGACGGTGCTCGCCGTGGCGATCCTGCTCTGCTCGGTGAACGGCGACGGGGTCTCCTACCTCGCGGCCGCCTCCTCGCGCCCCGCGGTCTCGCCCTGGAACCTCGCGGGCCTGGGCTTTCTCGTGATGCTCACCGGCTGGATGCCCTGCCCGCTTGACATCACGCTCATCCAGTCGTCCTGGATCCGCCGCCAGAAGTCGCTCATGCCGGTGTCGCGCGCCGGCGCGTTCTTCGACTTCAACACGGGCTTCATCGTGACCGCGCTGCTCGCCGCGGTGTTCTGCGTGCTGGGGGCCCTCGTGATGTTCGGCGCCTACCAGAAGCCGATCATGCAGGGCGGCGGCTTCACGAGCCAGCTGATCGACCTCTACGCCGCCTCGATCGGGCGCTGGTCCATCCCCTTCATGAGCCTCATGGCGTTTGCCTGCATCTGGGGCTCGACCGTGACCGTGATGGACGGCTATGCGCGCGTGTGCGCCGTGGCGCAGCTCTACCTCAAGGGCAATCCCAACGGGGACTACCGCCCCGGCATGAACTTCTGGATCGCTTTCGAGTTCCTCGCGGGCCTCGCCCTCATCTTCTTCTTCAAAAACGAGATGATCGCGCTGCTCAAGTTCGCCATGATCTGCGCCTTCTGCACGACGCCGATCCTCGCCGCGGTGAACTTCCACCTGATGACGGGGAACTTCCTGCCCAAGGAATGGCGCTACGGCCAGGTGCTGAAGGTCTGGGGATGGGCCGGGCTCATCTTCCTCTTCGGCTTCCTCGGGGTCTTCCTCGCCTGGTTCAGCGGGCTGCTCCACTAA